One part of the Truepera radiovictrix DSM 17093 genome encodes these proteins:
- a CDS encoding nucleoside triphosphate pyrophosphohydrolase family protein, with the protein MDDTRDPSRDPARDPSLDLARYQRLSRDTWSVIQTDHPIVYPTLGLANEAGEVAGKIKKIFRDKGGVIGEAEREALKGELGDVLWYLTQICTELGLTLGEVAEANLAKLASRQARGTLGGEGDGR; encoded by the coding sequence ATGGACGACACGCGCGACCCATCACGCGACCCAGCCCGCGACCCGTCTCTCGACCTAGCGCGCTACCAACGCCTCTCACGCGACACCTGGAGCGTGATCCAAACGGACCACCCCATCGTCTACCCGACCTTGGGGCTCGCCAACGAGGCGGGGGAGGTCGCCGGCAAGATCAAGAAGATCTTTCGCGACAAGGGCGGGGTGATCGGCGAGGCGGAGCGCGAGGCGCTTAAGGGTGAGCTCGGCGACGTGCTCTGGTACCTGACCCAGATCTGTACGGAGCTCGGGCTGACGCTCGGGGAGGTCGCGGAGGCCAACCTCGCCAAGCTCGCCTCGCGGCAAGCGCGCGGGACGCTCGGCGGCGAGGGGGACGGGCGCTAG